The Aggregatilinea lenta genome includes a region encoding these proteins:
- a CDS encoding phosphatase PAP2 family protein, translating into MNRKRLFLTVLVSALLLTLAAPISAASRGGYPVITQVAGAWPTFLIESANSMRLDAPPGDDAAEIEELQGYLDEVDDAMRAQIRYWNASVPAYRWNKLASEEYFDRAVPTAGATYGLALMNVAIYDATVAAFDSKDASMRERPSEADPMLVPEVPVPNSPSYPSEHAVAAGAASEVLAFLFPDKADYYRDMAAQSNDAMLHSGIYYPSDVEAGFALGQQVAAMAIAWADAHPMDLNTVDEINGGEGKWYGANPITPNAASWPTWVLSSPDEIMPPPPPEYGSEQLETEVQELRDIERTLRTTVFARYWEYGSGAFQGTLVFTEKTSALIWEYGLDADPVRGALVYTLLNIATYDATAAAFAVKYHYLGIRPFQVDPTFETVIPTPNHPSYPSAHSVITMAAVTTLAKLFPEDADSLIEISHQGGEARLWAGIHFRSDIVAGEDMGRQIADKVFAPFKDIF; encoded by the coding sequence ATGAACCGCAAGCGACTGTTTCTGACCGTGTTAGTGAGTGCTCTCCTGCTGACTCTGGCTGCGCCCATTAGCGCGGCCTCGCGGGGAGGCTACCCGGTAATCACGCAGGTTGCCGGAGCCTGGCCCACCTTCCTGATCGAGTCCGCCAACAGCATGCGCCTGGACGCGCCGCCAGGTGATGATGCGGCGGAGATCGAGGAACTGCAAGGCTATCTCGACGAAGTGGACGACGCGATGCGCGCGCAGATCCGTTACTGGAACGCCAGCGTTCCGGCCTACCGCTGGAACAAGCTCGCCAGCGAAGAATATTTCGACCGCGCAGTTCCGACCGCAGGGGCGACCTATGGGCTGGCGCTGATGAACGTCGCTATCTACGACGCCACCGTAGCTGCCTTTGACAGCAAAGACGCCTCCATGCGCGAGCGGCCCAGCGAGGCGGATCCCATGTTGGTCCCGGAGGTTCCGGTCCCGAACAGCCCATCCTATCCGTCCGAACACGCCGTGGCGGCGGGCGCAGCGTCGGAAGTGCTGGCGTTCCTGTTCCCCGACAAGGCCGACTACTACCGCGACATGGCCGCGCAGTCGAACGACGCGATGCTGCACTCCGGCATCTACTATCCGAGCGACGTCGAGGCCGGGTTCGCGCTGGGGCAGCAGGTCGCGGCCATGGCCATCGCCTGGGCGGACGCGCACCCGATGGACCTGAACACCGTGGACGAGATCAACGGCGGCGAAGGCAAGTGGTACGGGGCCAACCCGATCACGCCGAACGCCGCAAGCTGGCCGACCTGGGTGCTCAGCTCGCCGGACGAGATTATGCCACCTCCGCCGCCGGAGTACGGCTCGGAGCAGCTCGAGACCGAGGTGCAGGAGCTGCGCGATATCGAGCGCACGCTGCGCACCACCGTCTTTGCGCGCTACTGGGAATATGGATCCGGCGCGTTCCAGGGCACGCTGGTGTTTACCGAGAAGACCAGCGCGCTGATCTGGGAGTACGGGCTGGACGCTGACCCGGTGCGGGGCGCTCTGGTTTACACGCTGCTGAACATCGCGACCTACGACGCCACCGCCGCCGCCTTCGCCGTCAAATATCACTATCTGGGCATCCGGCCTTTCCAGGTGGACCCGACCTTCGAGACGGTCATCCCGACCCCCAATCACCCGAGCTACCCGTCGGCGCACTCGGTGATCACCATGGCAGCAGTGACGACGCTGGCCAAGCTGTTCCCTGAAGACGCGGACAGCCTGATCGAGATCTCGCACCAGGGTGGGGAGGCGCGCCTGTGGGCGGGTATCCACTTCCGCAGCGACATCGTCGCAGGGGAAGACATGGGTCGCCAGATCGCAGACAAGGTCTTCGCGCCATTCAAGGACATCTTCTAG
- a CDS encoding DUF2182 domain-containing protein produces MSTILRVDVDRRWSYVPAASLVLTAWLALAVWSLSAYAEWLDHAQMQESTAPLTVRLAVFTLGWMLMVIAMMLPGMLPLIRGLGDRSNSTYRIASFLLAYLLVWTVFGNLSYMGDGVLHEIVEQLPALEGLIAPGILLLAGIYELTPMKHFCLSKCRPEVPVFRKLGPDRRTLWAMGLQQAGFCLGSCWALMMLMFAIGGINLFWMLILGAVMTVERLSQRGESIAQFLGVILIVGSVLLIIW; encoded by the coding sequence ATGAGTACTATCTTACGCGTTGATGTAGATCGGCGGTGGTCCTACGTGCCCGCCGCCAGTCTGGTTCTCACTGCATGGTTGGCTCTCGCCGTCTGGAGCCTTTCAGCCTACGCAGAGTGGTTGGATCACGCCCAGATGCAGGAGAGTACCGCTCCGCTGACGGTTCGCCTCGCGGTATTCACATTGGGCTGGATGCTGATGGTTATCGCCATGATGCTGCCCGGCATGCTGCCGCTGATTCGCGGTCTGGGTGACCGGTCGAACAGCACCTACCGTATTGCGTCGTTTTTACTCGCCTATTTGCTGGTCTGGACAGTCTTTGGAAACCTCAGCTATATGGGCGACGGTGTGCTGCACGAAATCGTCGAGCAGTTACCCGCGCTGGAGGGTTTGATTGCTCCGGGCATCCTGCTGCTGGCAGGTATCTACGAATTGACCCCGATGAAGCATTTCTGTCTGTCGAAATGTCGTCCCGAAGTGCCAGTGTTCAGAAAGTTAGGACCAGACCGCCGTACCCTTTGGGCGATGGGGTTGCAGCAAGCTGGTTTCTGCCTCGGTAGCTGCTGGGCGCTGATGATGTTGATGTTCGCCATCGGTGGGATCAATCTCTTTTGGATGTTGATTCTCGGCGCGGTCATGACGGTAGAACGCCTGAGTCAGCGAGGAGAAAGTATTGCGCAATTCCTGGGTGTCATCCTGATCGTGGGATCGGTTCTTCTCATCATCTGGTGA
- a CDS encoding selenium-binding family protein → MQHTHDQHENHVQCGPGYASPMEAMKAEREKVLYTVALYDGTSIALPGYLATIDVDPASPTYSQVIHRTNMPNVGDELHHFGWNACSSCHGDAHKARRFLIVPGFVSSRIHIIDTEDQRAPRLHKVIEPEEIKTKTSLSAPHSVHCLADGHIMISMLGDAEGNSPGGFLLLDEDFNIAGRWENSADGMPFNYDFWYQPRQNVMVSSELGAPKTYVPGFNLDDVAAGRYGRRIHFWDWEKRRIIQSVDLGDEGLIPLEVRFHHNPDSTHGYVGAALSSTLWHWNKPNGTWTVEKALGIPPVEVEGWPFPVPSLITDLLLSMDDRYLYLSNWLHGDIRQYDISDPSQPKLTGQVWCGGVLGKDETVKGNKLQGGPQMLQLSLDGRRLYVTNSLLSSWDNQFYPDLARTGSYLLQVDCDTQNGGLKINPNFYIDFGREPAGPVRAHEMRYPGGDCTSDIWV, encoded by the coding sequence ATGCAGCATACGCATGATCAGCACGAAAACCACGTTCAGTGTGGTCCGGGGTATGCCTCCCCGATGGAAGCAATGAAAGCCGAGCGCGAAAAAGTGCTCTATACCGTTGCACTTTACGACGGAACCTCCATTGCGTTGCCCGGCTATCTGGCGACCATTGATGTCGATCCCGCCTCACCAACCTACTCCCAGGTAATCCACCGCACGAACATGCCCAACGTCGGCGATGAGTTGCACCACTTCGGCTGGAATGCGTGCAGTTCATGTCATGGTGACGCGCATAAGGCGCGCCGCTTTCTGATCGTTCCTGGATTTGTCTCCAGCCGCATCCACATCATCGATACCGAGGATCAGCGAGCGCCGCGACTGCACAAGGTCATCGAACCGGAGGAGATCAAAACAAAGACCAGTCTCAGCGCGCCGCATAGTGTTCACTGCCTCGCTGATGGGCACATCATGATTTCGATGCTTGGCGATGCGGAAGGTAACTCACCGGGCGGCTTTCTGCTGCTCGATGAGGATTTCAACATCGCTGGCCGCTGGGAAAACTCTGCCGACGGGATGCCGTTCAACTACGATTTCTGGTATCAGCCGCGCCAGAATGTCATGGTCAGCAGCGAACTCGGCGCACCCAAGACGTACGTGCCGGGCTTCAACCTCGATGATGTCGCCGCCGGACGCTATGGACGTCGGATTCACTTCTGGGATTGGGAGAAACGACGTATCATTCAAAGCGTCGATCTGGGTGACGAAGGACTGATTCCGCTCGAAGTGCGCTTCCATCACAACCCGGACAGCACACACGGTTACGTTGGGGCGGCGCTTAGCAGTACGCTCTGGCACTGGAACAAACCCAACGGAACATGGACCGTCGAAAAGGCGTTGGGCATTCCGCCAGTTGAGGTCGAAGGTTGGCCGTTTCCGGTCCCTTCACTCATCACCGATCTACTGCTCTCAATGGATGACCGGTATCTCTATCTGTCCAACTGGCTCCACGGCGACATCCGCCAGTACGACATCAGCGACCCCTCGCAGCCAAAACTGACAGGACAGGTCTGGTGTGGCGGCGTTCTTGGCAAAGATGAGACGGTCAAGGGAAACAAGCTCCAGGGTGGCCCTCAAATGCTGCAACTCAGCCTGGATGGGCGGCGGCTCTATGTCACCAATTCACTGCTGAGCAGTTGGGATAATCAGTTTTATCCCGATCTCGCCCGCACCGGATCCTACCTGCTCCAAGTTGACTGCGATACGCAGAACGGCGGTTTGAAGATCAACCCGAATTTCTATATCGACTTTGGCCGCGAACCGGCGGGCCCTGTTCGCGCGCACGAAATGCGCTATCCGGGCGGTGACTGCACGTCCGATATTTGGGTTTAG